From a region of the Pseudoclavibacter endophyticus genome:
- a CDS encoding cation:proton antiporter, translating into MDEAHLLIDNLLSMWWIGLAAVLAPILALVTRRVIPDVVWLLAFGVVIGPNVLGVAESTGSVAFIRELGIGFLFLLAGFEVNTTDMRGRQGRHAALTWFICAALGVGAGMLLVQGDWHVAIVLGIASTSTALGTLLPILKDAGTLPTPLGRATLMHGAYGELLPIVAMSLLLSAHGTGLSALLLIAFALAAVLTVAVPGRIFRRVPLLGRAFVAASNSTMQTTLRVTVLVLLTLMLLTAVFELDVALGAFTAGLLLNAMIKGAAPDHATEIMHKVEVVGFSLLIPVFFVTSGMGIDPVAVLEEWPLLVGFVVVIALVRGLPVFLREQWTETHSGLTRTSDRAALGLFAATGLPIIVAVTQVAASSEVITDATASIMVTAGAVTVLVFPLLAGVLLRTRHGTPPRRPAATP; encoded by the coding sequence ATGGACGAGGCGCACCTGCTCATCGACAACCTGCTCTCGATGTGGTGGATCGGCCTCGCGGCAGTGCTCGCGCCGATCCTGGCGCTCGTCACGCGCCGCGTGATCCCCGACGTGGTGTGGCTTCTCGCGTTCGGCGTCGTGATCGGCCCCAATGTGCTCGGCGTCGCCGAATCGACCGGGTCGGTCGCGTTCATCCGTGAGCTCGGAATCGGGTTCCTCTTCCTCCTGGCGGGCTTCGAGGTCAACACGACCGACATGCGGGGCCGGCAGGGACGGCATGCGGCGCTGACCTGGTTCATCTGCGCCGCGCTCGGCGTCGGTGCGGGGATGCTGCTCGTGCAGGGGGACTGGCACGTCGCGATCGTGCTCGGAATCGCCTCGACGTCGACCGCGCTCGGCACGCTGCTGCCGATTCTCAAGGACGCCGGGACGCTCCCCACCCCGCTCGGCCGGGCCACCCTGATGCACGGCGCGTACGGCGAGCTGCTCCCGATCGTCGCGATGTCGCTCCTGCTGTCGGCGCACGGCACCGGTCTGTCGGCGCTGCTGCTCATCGCCTTCGCGCTCGCCGCCGTGCTGACGGTCGCCGTGCCCGGTCGCATCTTCCGTCGCGTGCCGCTGCTCGGACGGGCCTTCGTCGCCGCCTCGAACTCCACGATGCAGACGACGCTTCGCGTCACCGTGCTCGTGCTGCTCACGCTCATGCTGCTCACGGCGGTCTTCGAGCTCGACGTCGCCCTCGGGGCGTTCACCGCCGGCCTCCTGCTGAACGCCATGATCAAGGGCGCGGCTCCCGACCACGCGACCGAGATCATGCACAAAGTCGAGGTCGTCGGCTTCAGCCTGCTCATCCCGGTCTTCTTCGTCACGAGCGGCATGGGCATAGATCCGGTTGCCGTGCTCGAGGAATGGCCGCTGCTCGTCGGCTTCGTGGTCGTGATCGCCCTCGTGCGGGGCTTGCCGGTGTTCCTCCGCGAGCAATGGACCGAAACGCACTCGGGGCTCACGCGCACGAGCGACCGCGCGGCCCTCGGCCTCTTCGCAGCGACGGGGCTGCCCATCATCGTCGCCGTCACGCAGGTCGCCGCCTCGTCCGAGGTCATCACGGATGCCACCGCCTCCATCATGGTGACGGCAGGCGCGGTCACGGTCCTGGTGTTCCCCCTGCTTGCCGGGGTGCTCCTTCGGACCCGCCACGGCACGCCTCCGCGCCGCCCGGCGGCGACGCCCTAG
- the ruvB gene encoding Holliday junction branch migration DNA helicase RuvB — MTAPGDDGASRAPQPAGVVESAAELAFEGALRPASFAEFVGQQKVRSQLDLLLRAAALQQRAPDHILLAGPPGLGKTTLALIVAEETGHPIRLTSGPALQHAGDLASVLSSLVPGEILFIDEIHRTARTAEEMLYLAMEDFRIDIMVGKGAGATSVPLELAPFTVVGATTRAGLLPTPLRDRFGFTAHLEFYADDELEKVVARAAGLLGLDVERAAIREIAKRSRGTPRIANRLLRRVRDVALVHDTPADLAAVQHALHVYDVDELGLDRLDRAVLEALIARFEGGPVGIRTLAVTVGEEAETVEAVVEPFLVRTGLIARTQRGRIATPAAYAHLGYARPGAATGGNVPLDGV; from the coding sequence ATGACCGCCCCCGGCGACGACGGCGCATCGCGCGCTCCACAACCGGCGGGCGTCGTGGAGTCGGCCGCGGAACTCGCGTTCGAGGGGGCGCTGCGACCCGCGTCGTTCGCCGAGTTCGTCGGTCAGCAAAAGGTGCGGTCTCAGCTCGATCTCTTGCTGCGGGCAGCAGCGCTCCAGCAGCGAGCGCCCGACCACATCCTCCTCGCGGGCCCGCCGGGGCTGGGCAAGACCACCCTTGCGCTCATCGTCGCCGAGGAGACGGGGCACCCGATCCGCCTCACGAGCGGGCCGGCACTGCAGCATGCGGGCGATTTGGCGAGCGTGCTCTCGAGCCTCGTGCCGGGCGAGATCCTCTTCATCGACGAGATCCACCGGACGGCGCGCACGGCCGAGGAGATGCTGTACCTGGCGATGGAGGACTTTCGCATCGACATCATGGTCGGCAAGGGCGCGGGGGCGACGAGCGTGCCGCTCGAGCTCGCGCCGTTCACGGTCGTGGGCGCGACGACGCGGGCGGGCTTGCTCCCGACCCCGCTCCGCGACCGTTTCGGATTCACTGCCCACCTCGAGTTCTACGCCGACGATGAGCTGGAGAAGGTGGTCGCTCGCGCGGCCGGGTTGCTCGGGCTCGACGTCGAGCGGGCGGCGATCCGCGAGATCGCGAAACGGTCGCGCGGAACGCCCCGCATCGCGAATCGACTGCTGCGGCGCGTTCGCGATGTGGCCCTCGTGCACGACACGCCGGCCGACCTTGCCGCAGTGCAGCACGCATTGCACGTGTATGACGTCGACGAGCTCGGCCTCGACCGCCTCGACCGCGCCGTGCTCGAGGCGCTCATCGCCCGGTTCGAGGGCGGACCGGTCGGCATCCGCACCCTTGCCGTGACCGTGGGGGAGGAGGCCGAGACCGTCGAGGCGGTCGTCGAGCCGTTCCTCGTGCGTACCGGGCTGATCGCGCGCACGCAGCGCGGGCGAATCGCCACGCCCGCGGCCTACGCTCATCTCGGATACGCTCGTCCGGGCGCCGCCACCGGCGGGAACGTGCCCCTCGACGGCGTCTGA
- a CDS encoding YebC/PmpR family DNA-binding transcriptional regulator, translated as MSGHSKWATTKHKKAVIDARRAKSFAKLIKNIEVAAKTGGPDPSGNPTLADAIQKAKKTSVPNDNIDRAVKRGAGLTGESIEYATIMYEGYAPGGVALLIECLTDNKNRAAAEVRTAMTRNGGNMADPGSVAFNFERKGIIAVPHGETPTEDEVLEVVLDAGAEEVIDHGEAFEIRTEASDMVGARSALQAAGIDYDSADAEFVPGVKIEVDAETARKVIRLVDALEDSDDVQNVYTSMELTPEVRSQLDEDDE; from the coding sequence ATGTCAGGACACTCCAAGTGGGCCACGACCAAGCACAAGAAGGCCGTCATCGATGCGCGCCGTGCCAAGTCGTTCGCCAAGCTCATCAAGAACATCGAGGTCGCCGCGAAGACGGGCGGCCCCGACCCGTCGGGCAATCCGACGCTCGCCGACGCCATTCAGAAGGCGAAGAAGACGAGCGTGCCCAACGACAACATCGATCGCGCCGTCAAGCGTGGCGCGGGCCTCACGGGCGAGTCCATTGAGTACGCGACTATCATGTATGAGGGATACGCGCCTGGCGGCGTCGCCCTGCTCATCGAGTGTCTGACCGACAACAAGAACCGCGCCGCCGCCGAGGTCCGCACCGCAATGACCCGAAACGGCGGCAACATGGCCGATCCGGGCTCGGTCGCTTTCAACTTCGAGCGCAAGGGCATCATCGCGGTGCCGCACGGCGAGACGCCCACCGAGGACGAGGTGCTCGAGGTCGTGCTCGACGCAGGGGCCGAAGAGGTCATTGACCACGGCGAAGCCTTTGAGATCCGCACCGAGGCGAGCGACATGGTGGGCGCCCGAAGCGCGCTCCAGGCCGCGGGCATCGACTACGACTCGGCCGACGCCGAGTTCGTGCCCGGCGTCAAGATCGAGGTCGACGCCGAGACGGCGCGCAAGGTCATCCGCCTCGTCGACGCGCTCGAGGACAGCGACGACGTGCAGAACGTGTACACCAGCATGGAGCTCACGCCAGAGGTGCGGTCGCAGCTCGACGAGGACGACGAGTAG
- the secD gene encoding protein translocase subunit SecD, which translates to MLILVLGGLNWIAVAFQGGTWAPQLALDLEGGTQIVLEAQLPEGASDPSAEQMQQAVSIIRQRVDAAGVSEAEITTQGGRNIVVAVPGEMDDQTRSRIESSARLDFRPVLVTDAAANTQVIPPEMLPDDLSTAPATEPTDPSDLVQVYDTLYVDFLQFNCETDLRPASEIDPAEPLITCDETGEQKFILGPVEVSGANISDANAGLVQSSTGATTNQWAVNIEFDAAGTEAFASMTQRLYNLTEAQNQFAATLDNRVIVAPTTNAIITDGRPQISGSFTEEGAQALADQLKFGALPFTFETQSSQTISATLGTSQLISGLIAGAIGLALVVVYLVFQYRVLGLVTIASLAIAAGVAYLVVTWLSSQEGYRLSLAGVAGLIVAIGITADSFVVYFERIKDELRDGKSLPSAVETGWSRAIRTVLVSNAVTLLVSLVLFFIAVGNVRGFALTLGLTTIVDVIMVTMFTHPVMRLLARTRFFGSGHPASGLDPRALGAVYRGRGSFRGSAGGRKGAAREAARRRTLAERKAAEARGEVLEDEPVEAPPKRRRGRKRAEAPSTRTRETEAAERTSTATLERDDDTDELTSEDDLREDDLRDRNLADDEAPGATDAALDEADDADEPDAAEDEAADEADADAAESGEAESDADDAEADAVEADADAEEPSAANTEDDAIASPTGVDDAADESPALQRARRRRARRRAASTNGEDA; encoded by the coding sequence CTGCTCATTCTCGTGCTCGGAGGGCTCAACTGGATCGCGGTCGCGTTCCAGGGCGGCACATGGGCGCCACAGCTCGCCCTCGACCTCGAGGGCGGTACGCAGATCGTTCTGGAGGCGCAGCTGCCTGAGGGCGCCTCTGACCCATCCGCGGAGCAGATGCAGCAGGCCGTTTCGATCATTCGCCAGCGCGTCGACGCTGCGGGTGTCTCGGAGGCCGAGATCACCACGCAGGGTGGCCGCAACATCGTGGTCGCCGTGCCGGGCGAGATGGATGACCAGACCCGCTCCCGCATCGAGAGCTCGGCACGCCTCGACTTCCGCCCCGTGCTCGTGACCGACGCTGCCGCGAACACGCAGGTGATCCCGCCGGAGATGCTGCCGGACGACCTCTCGACGGCGCCGGCCACCGAGCCCACCGACCCGAGCGACCTCGTGCAGGTCTACGACACGCTGTACGTCGATTTCCTGCAGTTCAACTGCGAGACCGATCTCAGGCCGGCCAGCGAGATCGACCCCGCAGAGCCGCTCATCACCTGTGACGAGACCGGGGAGCAGAAATTCATCCTCGGACCCGTCGAGGTGTCCGGCGCCAACATCAGCGACGCCAACGCCGGGCTCGTGCAGTCCTCGACGGGCGCGACGACGAACCAGTGGGCCGTCAACATCGAGTTCGATGCCGCGGGCACCGAGGCGTTCGCCAGCATGACGCAGCGCCTCTACAACCTGACCGAGGCGCAGAACCAGTTCGCGGCGACCCTCGACAATCGCGTCATCGTCGCTCCCACGACGAACGCCATCATCACCGACGGGCGTCCGCAGATCTCCGGTTCGTTCACGGAGGAGGGCGCACAGGCGCTGGCCGACCAGCTCAAGTTCGGTGCCCTCCCGTTCACCTTCGAGACCCAGTCGTCGCAGACGATCTCCGCGACGCTCGGGACATCGCAGCTCATCAGCGGCCTCATCGCCGGCGCGATCGGCCTCGCGCTCGTCGTGGTGTACCTGGTGTTCCAGTACCGCGTGCTCGGGCTCGTCACGATCGCCTCGCTCGCGATCGCCGCGGGCGTGGCATATCTCGTCGTGACCTGGCTATCGAGCCAGGAGGGCTACCGCCTGTCGCTCGCCGGTGTCGCGGGGCTCATCGTGGCGATCGGCATCACGGCCGACTCGTTCGTCGTCTACTTCGAGCGCATCAAGGACGAGCTGCGAGACGGCAAGAGCCTGCCGTCCGCCGTCGAGACCGGCTGGTCGCGCGCCATCCGTACCGTCCTGGTGTCGAACGCCGTGACGCTGCTCGTGTCGCTGGTCCTGTTCTTCATCGCGGTCGGCAACGTTCGCGGCTTCGCGCTCACGCTCGGCCTCACGACGATCGTCGACGTGATCATGGTGACGATGTTCACGCACCCGGTCATGCGCCTGCTGGCTCGCACGCGCTTCTTCGGCTCCGGGCATCCGGCGTCCGGCCTCGACCCCCGCGCGCTCGGCGCCGTGTACCGCGGGCGCGGCTCGTTCCGCGGCTCGGCCGGGGGCCGCAAGGGGGCGGCCCGCGAAGCCGCTCGGCGGCGAACGCTCGCCGAGCGCAAGGCGGCGGAAGCCCGCGGCGAAGTGCTCGAGGACGAGCCCGTCGAGGCGCCGCCGAAGAGGCGACGAGGCAGAAAACGCGCCGAGGCGCCGTCCACACGCACCCGCGAAACCGAGGCGGCCGAGCGCACGTCGACCGCAACCCTCGAGCGCGACGACGACACCGACGAGCTCACGAGCGAGGACGACCTCCGCGAGGACGATCTCCGCGACCGGAACCTCGCCGACGATGAGGCCCCTGGCGCGACGGATGCCGCGCTCGATGAGGCGGACGACGCAGATGAGCCGGACGCAGCCGAAGACGAAGCCGCCGACGAAGCGGACGCGGACGCGGCCGAGTCCGGCGAGGCAGAATCCGACGCGGACGACGCCGAGGCCGACGCAGTCGAGGCAGACGCAGACGCGGAAGAGCCCAGCGCGGCGAACACCGAGGATGATGCGATCGCGTCGCCGACGGGCGTCGACGACGCCGCCGACGAGAGCCCCGCACTGCAACGCGCACGGCGGCGACGCGCACGACGCCGAGCCGCCTCGACGAACGGGGAGGACGCCTGA
- a CDS encoding M18 family aminopeptidase translates to MAAARRRNSHVQRQRACADSLAEFVERSPSSFHAAAAVADHLASAGFARVEERDEWPAEPGDYVLLRDGAVVAWRIPEEIDDTAPFAIVGAHTDSPGFRLKPSPDRVAHGWRQLAVEVYGGPLLNSWLDRELRLAGRVSLTDGSTRLVQTGAIARIPQLAVHLDRQVNSEGLKLDPQLHTAPVTGPENGPDARSIIAAAAGVEAEDLVAWDLALADTQAPAFLGSDETMLAAGRLDNLVSVHAAMRAIVDTVPSGVIPVIAAFDHEEVGSGTRSGAAGPLLEQVIDRIQDARAVSPSHRARALGASWCVSSDVGHSIHPNYPERHDDGARPIAGGGPILKVNANQRYASDARGAALWAGVCSNAGVTTQPFVSRNSIPCGSTIGPITATRLGVSTVDVGIPILSMHSAREVCAIADAHALERALAVFLAGGWPEHA, encoded by the coding sequence ATGGCCGCCGCACGACGCCGCAATTCCCACGTTCAGCGTCAGCGCGCCTGCGCCGACTCGCTCGCGGAGTTCGTGGAGCGATCGCCGAGCTCCTTCCACGCCGCTGCGGCAGTGGCCGACCACCTCGCCTCCGCGGGATTCGCCCGCGTCGAGGAGCGTGACGAGTGGCCGGCCGAACCGGGTGACTACGTGTTGCTGCGCGATGGCGCGGTCGTGGCCTGGCGCATCCCCGAGGAGATCGACGACACCGCGCCCTTCGCCATCGTCGGCGCGCACACCGACTCGCCGGGGTTTCGGCTGAAGCCGTCGCCCGACCGTGTCGCGCACGGTTGGCGTCAACTCGCGGTCGAGGTCTACGGCGGGCCGCTGCTGAACTCGTGGCTCGACCGCGAGCTGCGCCTCGCGGGACGCGTGTCGTTGACGGATGGCTCGACCCGGCTCGTGCAGACCGGCGCCATCGCGCGCATTCCGCAGCTCGCGGTGCACCTCGACCGGCAGGTGAACAGCGAGGGGCTCAAACTCGACCCCCAACTGCACACCGCCCCCGTCACCGGGCCCGAGAACGGGCCCGATGCCCGCAGCATCATCGCGGCCGCCGCCGGCGTCGAGGCGGAGGACCTCGTCGCGTGGGACCTCGCCCTCGCCGACACGCAGGCACCCGCCTTCCTGGGCTCGGACGAGACGATGCTCGCCGCAGGCCGCCTCGACAATCTCGTCAGCGTGCACGCGGCAATGCGCGCCATCGTCGACACCGTGCCCTCCGGCGTGATCCCCGTCATAGCGGCGTTCGACCACGAGGAGGTCGGTTCCGGCACGCGCTCCGGGGCGGCGGGCCCGCTCCTCGAGCAGGTGATCGACCGAATCCAGGATGCGCGAGCCGTCTCACCCAGCCACCGCGCGCGCGCACTCGGGGCATCCTGGTGCGTCTCGAGCGATGTCGGCCACAGCATTCACCCGAACTACCCCGAGCGGCACGATGACGGCGCCCGCCCGATCGCGGGGGGCGGGCCGATCCTGAAGGTCAACGCCAACCAGCGCTACGCCAGCGACGCCAGGGGAGCGGCGCTCTGGGCGGGCGTCTGCTCGAACGCGGGGGTAACCACGCAGCCGTTCGTGTCACGCAATTCGATCCCCTGCGGCTCCACGATCGGACCGATCACGGCGACGCGGCTCGGCGTCTCGACCGTCGACGTCGGCATCCCGATCCTCTCGATGCACTCGGCGCGCGAGGTATGCGCGATCGCCGATGCACACGCGCTCGAGCGCGCACTGGCGGTGTTCCTCGCGGGCGGCTGGCCCGAGCACGCCTGA
- a CDS encoding RelA/SpoT family protein, giving the protein MSDTSPSSLRWLVPRLFTRASEAPEIDELVRTLRRQDARADVALVQRAFEVAKRAHEGQFRRSGEAYITHPIAVAQILADLGVGAVTVSAALLHDTVEDTEYTLDNVRTDFGDEIAMLVDGVTKLDKVTYGDHAQAETVRKMVVAMSKDIRVLVIKLSDRLHNARTWGFMKPESAKRKAKETLEIYAPLAHRMGIQTIKNELEDLSFGVLYPKIYSEISNLVALRRPERQQYVDRVLALVRADLAAMRVKAEVSGRPKELYSIYQKMIQRGRDFDEIYDLTAIRVIVDTVRDCYAVLGSIHARWTPMPGRFKDYIATPKYNLYQSLHTTVVGPDGKPVEIQIRTEDMHRRAEYGVAAHWRYKEQGRNSGAPSSSPKRTEMAWLQHLNDWQAETTDPSEFLDSLRFEIGVKELYVFTPQGKVIGLPADATPVDFAYAIHTDVGHRTMGAKVNGRLVPLNTVLNIGDVVEVFTSKSPDAGPKQDWLGFITSARARNKIRQWFSKERRDEAIEQGKDAMARALRKANLSLSGDGVAEAFRGVASRLRYNDVTALYAAVGDGHVSSQSVIEKLQQELRSDPEGTATASIPVVGARPPRTGDSGILVRGSPDILVKVAKCCTPVPGDEILGFITRGQGVSVHRITCSNAADLQQSPERLIDVEWAPSSTSVFLVNIQVEALDRSGLLSDVTRVLSEHHVNILSASVQTTTARLATSRFSFQMGETVHLDRLLNAVRRIDGVYDVYRITS; this is encoded by the coding sequence ATGAGCGATACTTCGCCGTCGTCACTGCGATGGCTCGTACCGCGGCTCTTCACGCGCGCGAGCGAAGCACCGGAGATCGACGAGCTTGTCCGCACGCTCCGACGGCAGGATGCTCGCGCAGACGTCGCGCTCGTGCAGCGCGCGTTCGAGGTGGCCAAGCGGGCGCACGAGGGGCAGTTCCGTCGCAGCGGCGAGGCCTACATCACGCATCCCATCGCCGTCGCGCAGATCCTCGCCGACCTGGGGGTGGGCGCGGTGACCGTCTCGGCTGCGCTGCTCCACGACACGGTCGAGGATACGGAGTACACGCTCGACAACGTTCGCACCGACTTCGGCGATGAGATCGCGATGCTCGTCGATGGCGTCACCAAGCTCGACAAGGTGACCTACGGCGACCACGCCCAGGCCGAGACGGTCCGCAAGATGGTCGTTGCCATGTCAAAAGACATCCGCGTGCTCGTCATCAAACTCTCCGACCGCCTGCACAACGCCCGCACCTGGGGCTTCATGAAGCCCGAGTCGGCGAAGCGCAAGGCGAAGGAGACGCTCGAGATCTACGCCCCGCTCGCGCACCGCATGGGAATCCAGACCATCAAGAACGAGCTCGAGGACCTCTCGTTCGGTGTGCTCTACCCCAAGATCTACTCTGAGATCTCGAATCTGGTCGCGCTGCGGCGACCGGAGCGCCAGCAGTACGTCGACCGGGTGCTCGCCCTGGTCCGGGCCGACCTGGCGGCCATGCGCGTGAAGGCCGAGGTCTCCGGCCGGCCGAAGGAGCTCTACTCGATCTACCAGAAGATGATCCAACGAGGGCGCGACTTCGACGAGATCTACGACCTCACGGCGATTCGCGTCATCGTCGACACGGTTCGCGACTGCTACGCCGTGCTGGGATCGATTCACGCTCGCTGGACGCCGATGCCCGGGCGGTTCAAGGACTACATCGCGACGCCGAAGTACAACCTCTACCAGTCACTGCACACGACGGTCGTCGGGCCCGATGGCAAACCCGTCGAGATCCAGATCCGCACCGAGGACATGCACCGCCGCGCCGAGTACGGCGTCGCGGCCCACTGGCGATACAAGGAGCAGGGCAGGAACAGCGGTGCCCCCTCGTCGTCGCCGAAGCGCACCGAGATGGCGTGGCTGCAGCACCTCAACGACTGGCAGGCGGAGACGACCGATCCGAGCGAGTTCCTCGACTCGCTGCGGTTCGAGATCGGCGTCAAGGAGCTCTACGTCTTCACGCCCCAGGGCAAGGTCATCGGGCTTCCCGCCGATGCCACGCCCGTCGACTTCGCCTATGCGATCCACACCGACGTCGGCCACCGGACTATGGGGGCCAAGGTCAACGGCCGGCTGGTACCGCTCAACACCGTGCTGAACATCGGCGACGTCGTCGAGGTCTTCACGTCGAAGAGCCCCGACGCCGGGCCGAAGCAGGACTGGCTCGGCTTCATCACGTCGGCTCGTGCGCGCAACAAGATCCGGCAGTGGTTCTCGAAGGAACGCCGCGATGAGGCCATCGAGCAGGGCAAAGACGCCATGGCGAGGGCGCTGCGCAAGGCCAATCTGTCCCTGAGCGGTGACGGGGTCGCCGAAGCGTTCCGAGGGGTCGCCTCCCGGCTTCGCTACAACGACGTCACGGCGCTCTACGCGGCCGTCGGTGACGGACACGTGTCGTCGCAGTCGGTCATCGAGAAACTGCAGCAAGAGCTGCGTAGCGACCCTGAAGGCACCGCGACCGCGAGCATCCCCGTCGTCGGCGCGCGCCCGCCGCGCACGGGCGACTCGGGAATCCTTGTGCGCGGCTCGCCCGACATCCTCGTCAAGGTCGCCAAGTGCTGCACCCCTGTTCCGGGCGACGAGATCCTTGGCTTCATCACCCGCGGGCAAGGTGTCAGCGTGCACCGGATCACCTGCTCGAACGCCGCAGACCTGCAGCAGTCGCCCGAACGGCTCATCGACGTCGAGTGGGCGCCGTCGAGCACGAGCGTGTTCCTCGTGAACATCCAGGTCGAGGCCCTCGACCGATCGGGCTTGCTGTCGGACGTGACGCGCGTGCTGAGTGAACACCACGTCAACATTCTTTCTGCTTCCGTGCAGACCACGACCGCGCGCCTGGCGACGAGCCGATTCTCGTTTCAGATGGGCGAGACCGTGCACCTCGACCGGCTGCTCAACGCCGTGCGCCGCATCGACGGCGTCTACGACGTCTACCGCATCACCTCGTAG
- a CDS encoding preprotein translocase subunit YajC: MDPMLLIPLLLIAVLLVFMWRGNKKRAVQQQSLREQMVVGAEVMTQAGIYGTIVAQDADNNVTTLETSPGTTLRVHTATVINVLSPTVPDDASALDDDGLPQPAGAAAPADGDALDADDTEAWDDDEREDDLEETDDELGAEFENADDGLDNREADIDPDAIEADEVESANGDDPLGQYRGDDNGPAKA, translated from the coding sequence ATGGACCCAATGCTCCTCATCCCACTCCTGCTGATCGCGGTCCTGCTCGTCTTCATGTGGCGCGGCAACAAGAAGCGTGCGGTGCAGCAACAGTCGCTGCGCGAGCAGATGGTGGTGGGCGCCGAGGTCATGACGCAGGCCGGCATCTACGGCACCATCGTTGCGCAGGACGCGGACAACAACGTCACGACGCTCGAGACCTCGCCGGGAACGACCCTCCGGGTGCACACGGCGACCGTGATCAATGTGCTCTCGCCGACCGTGCCGGATGACGCTTCCGCGCTGGACGACGACGGCCTTCCCCAGCCCGCCGGGGCTGCGGCGCCCGCAGATGGTGACGCCCTGGACGCGGATGACACCGAGGCGTGGGACGACGACGAGCGCGAGGATGATCTCGAGGAGACCGACGACGAGCTCGGCGCGGAGTTCGAGAACGCTGACGATGGGCTCGACAACCGCGAAGCCGACATCGACCCCGACGCCATCGAGGCCGATGAGGTGGAGTCGGCGAACGGCGACGACCCGCTCGGTCAGTACCGCGGCGACGACAACGGCCCCGCGAAGGCCTGA
- the ruvC gene encoding crossover junction endodeoxyribonuclease RuvC, with the protein MARILGIDPGLTRCGIGVIDVDARRRVSLVHVEVVRSSADAELGDRIRVIGEGIERALDAHAPDRVALERVFAQHNVSTVMATAQISGVVLYQAAKRRLPVALHTPSEVKAAVTGYGSADKPQVGVMVQRILGLAEQPRPADATDALALAICAAWKSPVAAAASEAAAERRGLLAARASGSETLTPAQRAWADAERRSRGR; encoded by the coding sequence ATGGCGCGCATTCTCGGTATCGACCCCGGTCTCACCCGCTGTGGGATCGGGGTCATCGACGTGGATGCGCGCCGCCGCGTCTCCCTCGTGCACGTCGAGGTCGTGCGGTCGAGCGCCGACGCCGAACTCGGCGATCGCATCCGGGTCATCGGCGAGGGGATCGAGCGAGCGCTCGACGCGCACGCGCCCGACCGCGTCGCGCTCGAACGCGTCTTCGCCCAGCACAACGTGAGCACCGTCATGGCCACGGCGCAGATCTCGGGCGTCGTGCTGTACCAGGCGGCGAAGCGTCGCCTGCCCGTCGCCCTCCACACCCCCAGCGAGGTGAAGGCCGCGGTCACGGGCTACGGTTCGGCCGACAAGCCGCAGGTCGGCGTCATGGTGCAGCGCATTCTCGGCCTCGCCGAGCAGCCGAGACCCGCGGATGCCACCGACGCGCTCGCGCTCGCCATCTGCGCCGCCTGGAAATCGCCCGTCGCGGCCGCCGCCAGCGAAGCCGCGGCCGAACGCCGTGGCCTGCTTGCTGCGCGGGCGTCAGGCTCAGAGACCCTCACACCGGCCCAGCGCGCGTGGGCGGACGCGGAGCGGCGCTCCCGCGGACGCTGA
- the ruvA gene encoding Holliday junction branch migration protein RuvA, whose protein sequence is MIASLRGTVLALGAQTVHLDVQGVGYRVHVTPRHALDLRVGDEAYVITHLVVREDAWTLFGFRDDDELEIFEHLISVSGVGPKSALGVLSQLSPDDVARAVTNEDVAAFKRVSGIGPKSAGLIIVSLKGKIVAPVTRGATPQHPEDAVDGAAPAGLLAPSTRADVVEALVGLGYAEKIAGPAVDDAAATLVDAPDAPDDGRLFDVASLLRAALRILSAPKGRR, encoded by the coding sequence GTGATCGCCTCACTCCGCGGCACGGTGCTCGCGCTCGGCGCGCAAACCGTGCACCTCGACGTCCAGGGCGTGGGCTACCGGGTCCACGTCACGCCGAGGCACGCCCTCGACCTCCGCGTCGGCGACGAGGCATACGTCATCACTCACCTCGTCGTCCGGGAGGACGCGTGGACCCTCTTCGGATTTCGCGACGACGACGAGCTCGAGATCTTCGAGCACCTGATCTCGGTCTCTGGCGTCGGGCCGAAGTCAGCGCTGGGCGTCCTCTCGCAGCTGAGCCCCGATGACGTCGCGCGGGCCGTCACCAACGAGGACGTCGCCGCGTTCAAGCGGGTGAGCGGCATCGGCCCCAAGAGCGCGGGCCTCATCATCGTCTCGCTCAAGGGGAAGATCGTCGCTCCCGTGACGAGGGGGGCGACGCCGCAGCACCCAGAAGACGCCGTCGACGGCGCCGCCCCGGCCGGCCTCCTTGCCCCGAGCACGCGCGCAGACGTCGTCGAAGCGCTCGTCGGCCTCGGATACGCCGAGAAGATCGCCGGCCCTGCGGTCGACGACGCCGCGGCCACGCTCGTCGACGCTCCGGACGCTCCCGACGACGGACGTCTCTTCGACGTCGCCTCGCTCCTGCGGGCGGCCCTGCGCATCCTGTCCGCACCGAAGGGACGCCGATGA